The genomic DNA GGTTCTCAAAATTCCGAATATTAGGACAATACTGAAGGCTTCAATCAAGCATTATGAACAAGTCACTGGTGAATACGAGTTgcttttttcttacaatgaaCGTGGGCCAAACGGAAGCAACATTTATGGCAAATGTTGTTACGTGTATCCTGAACTTGCTGCTTTCTCCGATAACCTGTGCAGGGAATTTTATCATTGTATACGTGATTTGGAAGTCACGAGTCCTTCATTCGCCATGTTTTTTTCTGCTGGGTTGTCTCGCAGCTGCAGATTTCCTTGTGGGAGTGATCTGTCAGCCATCTTTGGTGGCTAGTAGACTAGCCGAACTTCAAGGAAATCCAAGCCTCATCTGTCCATTGAGCATGCTTCAGGTCATGAGTGCGTGGATAACAGGCGGCGTGTCTTTGTTCATTTTAGCGCTTGTGTCCATCGACCGCCTTCTTGCTCTCACACTTCATTTAAGATACAATTCCATTGTCACGGTTTCTCGCATGTGTTTCGCAGTTTTGCTAATATGGGTTGCCGCCGCAACTACTTTCTCATTGGGGTTTGCAGTTACTAACTGGAAAATAATCCCGTTACTATCCCTGCTCATTACTTTTCTTGTCATCAAGTGGTCAGCGGCGCCAATATGGCTGCCTTGTGAAAATTCGTCTCCGTGTTCGTTCTGCTTGTAATTGTTCATTTTTATCACTTAACGCCAGCATGTGGTCTGAGAACTTAGCTAATGGTCGGATGGTTCTCTTTGTGTGGTTGTTGGCCAGATTTACCACCGTTAACTTTTCCTACGGACGTTTTGCTACAGAACCGACTGCCGGCTTCGCTAAGAGCCGCCATCTTGGTCCAGCTAACTTAACTATTTGCCCAAGAGTTGTCTACAGCAGTTCTCAGTTGAGGTTAATTAGAAAGAATCAACCCAAGCAGCATATAGACAGTGATCTATGGAAAAATCTCGGCGATTTGGGAATCCGTAAAAGGTTTAGAGGCAAACGTGGAGGCCGAAACAGGAATTCAATCGGCATTTCTGTGGCCCAGAGCACAGTGAGCCCGCATTCCATTGTGATAACGAACGGTGCACCAACAATCAGGAATCCGGCCGCCGTCCCCACTCTTTTGGTGAGCAACACTCGCTCACTTGCTCCGAAAATCAGCGAGCTCCAATGTGTTGCGATTCAGAACTCAGCAGACATTGTTTGTATTACGGAGACGTGGCTGACGGATAATATCATAAACGATGCGGTTGTGTTGAGTGGCTATAATTTATTCCGGAAAGACCGTGGATCGCGTGGTGGTGGAATCGCTGTTTACATTAGTTCCTCTATTCGAGCGAAGCGGCTTGAAGACCAAGAGTTGTGCGAGGCAGTGTCAGAGTCACTGTGGATTGAGCTGAGACCTACCAGACTTCCTCGGCCGATATCTGCCGTGCTTATTGGGACAGTTTACCATCCCCCACATGCCAAAGCAGAGGACAACAACAGGCTGCGTGATCACATTCAAGAAGTCGTGGACTCACGTCTCCTCCAATACCCTGATTGCCTGGTCTGcgttgtgggtgattttaacaCAGCATCTACGAATTTTTCTGCGTCGGTCCTCAAACAGTGTTGTGGCCTTACACAAATTGTGCGAATAAAAACACGTGATACTGGAATACTCGATTGGTGCCTTACCAATAAACCCAAGTGTCTGTCTACTCCGGTCCAGCTACCAAAACTTGGGGCCAGTGACCATTATTGTTTCCTGGTTAAGAATAATCAACCACCTCTAAAACCTTCCAAGACGACCATTACCAAAAGAGACACAAGGGCCAGCAATATTCGATCATTCGGCCAATG from Montipora capricornis isolate CH-2021 chromosome 2, ASM3666992v2, whole genome shotgun sequence includes the following:
- the LOC138037735 gene encoding melanocyte-stimulating hormone receptor-like; translation: MNKSLVNTSCFFLTMNVGQTEATFMANVVTCILNLLLSPITCAGNFIIVYVIWKSRVLHSPCFFLLGCLAAADFLVGVICQPSLVASRLAELQGNPSLICPLSMLQVMSAWITGGVSLFILALVSIDRLLALTLHLRYNSIVTVSRMCFAVLLIWVAAATTFSLGFAVTNWKIIPLLSLLITFLVIKWSAAPIWLPCENSSPCSFCL